One genomic segment of Candidatus Methylomirabilota bacterium includes these proteins:
- a CDS encoding 2-dehydropantoate 2-reductase, which translates to MRIGIIGAGAIGSVVGGLLTKAGHDVTLVDQWPEHVEKMRSQGLKLSGTCGDHLIRVNAIHIHEMQRIAEPFEAAFVAVKSYDTEWATALAIQYLRQPDGVVVDFQNGINDHRVASVAGKERTLGCVITIGAGMYEPAHAMRTDNMAIGFKIGELDGKDSERARRLAEVMSAVATTKVTPNLFGERWSKLAVNCMANPLAGLSGYGSAEVRSQPEPSRIAIHVAAEAIRVGGASGYEVEPIYGIVAKRFVDAAEGRGYDEVAKDMAASAKSLSGGRPSLLQDVMRGRRTEIEYLNGYVCTEGRRLGVPTPVNDAVVKTVLSYKVGALKPDPKNLAPITAVLPK; encoded by the coding sequence ATGCGGATTGGGATCATCGGCGCGGGCGCCATCGGCAGCGTGGTGGGCGGGCTCCTCACCAAGGCGGGACACGACGTCACGCTGGTGGATCAGTGGCCCGAGCACGTGGAGAAGATGCGCAGCCAGGGGCTCAAGCTCTCCGGCACCTGCGGCGACCACCTGATCCGCGTCAACGCGATCCACATCCACGAGATGCAGCGCATCGCCGAGCCTTTCGAGGCCGCCTTCGTGGCGGTGAAGTCCTACGACACGGAGTGGGCGACCGCGCTTGCCATCCAGTACCTCCGCCAGCCCGACGGTGTGGTGGTGGATTTCCAGAACGGGATCAACGATCACCGCGTGGCGTCGGTGGCGGGTAAGGAGCGCACGCTCGGCTGCGTCATCACCATCGGCGCCGGCATGTACGAGCCGGCGCACGCCATGCGCACCGACAACATGGCGATCGGCTTCAAGATCGGCGAGCTGGACGGAAAGGACTCCGAGCGCGCCCGCCGCTTGGCCGAGGTCATGAGCGCCGTCGCCACCACCAAGGTCACGCCCAATCTCTTCGGCGAGCGCTGGTCCAAGCTCGCGGTGAACTGCATGGCCAACCCCCTCGCGGGCCTGTCCGGCTACGGCTCCGCCGAGGTGCGTAGCCAGCCCGAGCCCAGCCGCATCGCCATTCACGTGGCCGCGGAAGCTATCCGCGTGGGCGGCGCCTCGGGCTACGAGGTGGAGCCCATCTACGGCATCGTCGCGAAGCGCTTCGTGGACGCGGCCGAGGGCCGTGGCTACGACGAGGTGGCCAAGGACATGGCGGCCAGCGCCAAGAGCCTGTCCGGCGGCCGGCCCTCGCTCCTCCAGGACGTCATGCGCGGCCGCCGCACCGAGATCGAGTATTTGAACGGCTATGTCTGCACGGAGGGCCGGCGTCTCGGCGTGCCCACGCCGGTGAATGACGCGGTGGTGAAGACGGTGCTGTCGTACAAGGTCGGCGCGCTCAAGCCGGATCCCAAGAACCTGGCGCCGATCACGGCGGTGCTGCCGAAATAG
- the dctP gene encoding TRAP transporter substrate-binding protein DctP, with translation MVLKIAVLIVVLGLGPECLSAQSKQEFKMSVVVAEDTAWGRAAKRFADALRHRTQARINVTNYFDGKLFADRQTTEFNLLQQGAADFAIGSTINWSPQVKELNLFALPFMFPSYRAVDAVQAGDPGRRLFKHIERKGVIPIAWGENGFRELTNGIRPIRRPEDLQGLKIRVVGIPILVEIFEALGAKPVRMNWGEAQIAIRQRTVDGQENPVALIIPYRIWSDHRYITQWHYAIDPLILAVSARTWAALAPEDRKIVSRVGEEIMAVQKREAREGLEGGLVDTLQRIYGMEEVRLSPADIKAFRDKTRPVYARWADEIGAELVRDAEQVVESVK, from the coding sequence ATGGTCTTGAAAATTGCCGTCCTCATTGTCGTCCTCGGCCTCGGTCCCGAATGTCTGTCCGCACAATCCAAGCAGGAGTTCAAGATGTCCGTCGTGGTCGCCGAGGATACGGCCTGGGGCCGGGCCGCCAAACGATTCGCCGATGCTCTGAGGCATAGAACGCAGGCGCGCATCAACGTAACAAACTATTTCGACGGCAAGCTCTTCGCCGACCGGCAGACAACCGAGTTTAACCTCCTGCAACAGGGCGCGGCTGATTTCGCCATCGGGTCGACGATCAACTGGTCTCCTCAGGTGAAGGAGTTGAATCTCTTCGCCCTGCCTTTCATGTTCCCGAGCTACCGGGCGGTGGATGCGGTCCAAGCGGGCGATCCCGGCAGGCGGCTGTTCAAGCACATCGAGCGGAAGGGCGTCATCCCGATTGCGTGGGGGGAGAACGGCTTCCGCGAGTTGACGAACGGGATACGGCCGATCCGCCGGCCGGAAGATCTCCAAGGTCTGAAGATCCGCGTAGTTGGGATACCAATCCTCGTGGAGATTTTCGAGGCGCTCGGAGCGAAGCCGGTCCGGATGAACTGGGGTGAGGCCCAGATCGCCATCCGACAACGGACGGTGGACGGACAAGAGAATCCGGTCGCCCTGATCATTCCGTACAGGATATGGTCGGATCACCGCTACATCACCCAATGGCACTATGCCATTGACCCGCTCATCCTCGCCGTGAGTGCCCGGACATGGGCCGCCCTGGCGCCCGAGGACCGCAAGATCGTGTCGCGAGTGGGCGAGGAGATCATGGCCGTGCAGAAGAGGGAAGCCCGCGAGGGACTGGAAGGGGGTCTCGTCGATACCCTTCAGCGGATCTACGGAATGGAAGAGGTTCGGCTATCCCCGGCCGACATCAAGGCATTCCGCGACAAGACTCGCCCGGTCTACGCCCGATGGGCAGATGAGATTGGCGCCGAACTGGTGCGCGACGCGGAGCAGGTGGTGGAGAGCGTGAAGTAG